The region TATCGTCTTCTGTAAGATACTGAAACACGATACTCACATCACTAAACGCTTCATAAGCATAGATATTAATATAATATCTCCCAGCCGTAGGACTGGTGACCAAACACTGCTCATTATTGCCTGTTAAGTAAGATGCACAATCATGTGTATCTAACCTTGGCTCACGACCTTGTCGCAAATAAAGATCCCCATCTCCCCTTCCCCCCATCATGGTCACACTGACTTGAGTCACGCCAACAGGAAGATCCGCTATGTATTTCAATGTTTGCCCAGTATTAGCACTCAAATTGACCTTAGTCTGATCATTGTCAAGTTGGTCATATCCAGTCGCCTTGCGATCATCACAATTGATCGTCAACAATCCAGAATCTTGATTAACCGCCTTATCAATCGATGGCCAATCTGCAACGAATTGAGTACTGTTTGTTGTCGTTCGATATTGACTTAAATCGACTTCAGTACATCCTGCATTAAACCGTTCAATATTCTCCACCACGGCATCATTATTTAGCGTACCGTATAAAGCTTCACTCATAAACACACTAGCATTGACGTTAAATGCAAATACAGGCAAGAGCAACATTAGAGGTAAGGTGAATATTTTCATCAGCGAGACCCATTTGTTATTATAGAATTCAATTCATCATAGAACTGATCACCCATATTTCCCATCCATCTTAAATGAATAAAGGAAACATAATGTTTACAATAACCAAACAAGATTACAGTTTAATTATTAGCGTAATAAAAAGACCTCAATCAATGAAATATTATACTCAAAAGGATAAAAATGGTGTCTGCGGAACTCAACAGCTATCTAGACTCTTGCTTGCTGCAAATATTGAGTCATTTCAACTTCAGGCACCATACCGCCGCCAGTAGCCCAAACCACATGAGTCGCATTAGCCAGCAAACCTTTAAGTCCCATACGCTCAAGATATGCTTCGTTATTCAATACATGAACAATACCAGGTACTCCAGCCAAAGCTGAAGGTTCTAATTTGAGACCTTCAGTATCATACATCATACCCAATAGTCGATACATCTCATCATCACTAATGGTGATATAACCATCGATCATTCGTTCCATCGCCTTACCAACAAAGCCTGAAGCACGCCCTACTGCCAATCCATCTGCTGCAGTGATATTGTCAATCCCAAGATCCTGCACTGCTATTTTATCATGCAGCCCAGTGTGAACGCCTAATAACATACAGGGTGATTGTGTCGGCTCAGCGAAGATACAGTGTACATTATCACCGAAGGCTTGCTTAAGACCAAAAGCGATCCCACCGGGACCACCACCAACACCGCAAGGCAAGTAGACAAACAATGGATGCTTTGTATCGACAACCACTTCTTGTTCAATAAGTTGCTGCTTTAGTCGTTCACCCGCAACCGCATAACCTAAAAACAACGAAGTCGAGTTTTCATCGTCGACAAAGTGACAACATGGATCGGCCTCAGCTTCAATGCGGCCACGCTCAACTGCAATACTGTAATCGAATTCATATTCAACCACATTAACCCCATGACTGCGCAAACGATCTTTTTTCCATTGACGAGCATCGGCTGACATATGCACGCTTACCCTAAAACCTAAACAAGCACCAATAATGCCAATCGACAAACCTAAATTTCCAGTGGATCCGACAGCTATCTTATATTGGTTAAAAAAAGCCCTACACACATCACTATCAAGCTTACTGTAATCATCATCAAGTTTAAGGATCCCTGCGTTAAGTGCTAACCTTTCTGCATGTTGCAGCACCTCATGAATTCCACCTCTGGCTTTAATCGAACCCGATATAGGCAACTGAGCATCTAGTTTGATCATCATTTTACCTAAAAGCTTTGTCTCATAACGTTCACTTAAGGCTATTTGCATTGTCGAAATAGCAAGTAAAGGTGACTCTATGATCCCTTTACTTGCTATTGTTTCAGGAAATACACGACAAAGAAACGATGCAAATCTCGCCAATCTGTCACTGGTTTCTTTCACATCAACCTCAGTCAATTCGACATAAGGTAATGCTTCAGCATAACTTGTCACATTAGGATTAAACCAACTTAAGGGCTTAAGGCTCATTAACTCGGCCACTAAAGGGAATTCATTCACTAATTGCACTATTTCTTGTTTATTCATACGTCACATTTTCCTACATGAAGCGAGATAATCATTACGTTTAACATCGCTGGTACTGGCAACACAATGACATAACTCATCTTATCAAGCTATTTAGGAGATGAAATAATTGACATAATAAAAGTAATACTAATCCGCAAGTGATGACTAAACTGAACACATTTCAATCCAAATGGTGTAGTATCCTTATCATCAAAAAATAACCTATTTATCTATTCAATAGTGTAAGGAGAAAACTTGATTGTTGCTGAAACTGAACGGCTCATATTACGTCGCTTTACCGCGGAAGATAAACAAGCCATTTTTCTGTTAAATAGCATTCCAGAGATATTAACCTACATCCCTGGAGAGCCTATGTCATCGGTTAAACAAGCTGAAGATATCTTAAATGAACTTATTTTTCCTCATTATGAGCAGTTTGGCTTTGGTCGCTGGGCAGTTGAGCATAAAATGGATAACAAGGTGATTGGATTTTGTGGGCCGATATTTGTACAAGAGTTTAATGAGGTCGAACTAGGTTATCGCTATCTTCCAGAATATTGGGGAAAAGGGATCGGTTTTGAAGCAGCTAATGCTTCACTTGCTGAAATGCCAAGTTTGAGCATAAATAATATCATCGCCCTTATCTTGTTAGGTAACAAAGGTTCCGAAGCTCTGGCTAAAAAAATCGGTATGACTGAACGAGGACGAGATAGTTTTATGGGACATAAGGTCAATGTATTCCAAAAAAATATAATATAAAACACCTTACTGGTATGAATATATAGTCACATATTATGTTCTAAAATCATTTTAATTATCCCGAAGAAATCAATACACAATTTTACTTTCATGTATTTTTAAAAATACTTTTCACTTTTACACCTCAATCATTGCTATATCAATTTCATCATATCCACATTAAAAATAAAAACTAAAGTGTATGTTATAAAGTAAAAAGTAACCCTTACCACCTAGTGGTCGTACCTGATATTCATTGCTAAAATATAATTCATCTTTAATATGCGCTTCCTTATTTAAAATAAATCCAAATAATATATTACATTTACCAAGGGAACATATGACAAGTAAATTATCTCTGAGTATAAGCTTCACCATTGCATTAACTCTCAATCCATTCTATGTATTAGCCGATATATCTAACAATGAAGTTAACTTACCAACTCAATCAACATCACCAGACCCATTAGCTATACGTTATGATCAAGCTTGGAAAATAAGTTTTGCTCGAGATCATGCCCAAATTGTTCAGCAGATCCCGGACCCTCAAATGATCGCGGCCAAAGAATTAAAAAAGGCATTAGAAAAACACAATTATCACGATATAGATCCAGACAATACCTTCTACAACTATTTTGATGGTGCCGTTAACAGTCCAAGGAGCTATAACGGTTGGGAACATTTCACTCAACCAAAAAGGTCTTATACCTTAACTCAGGCCGCAATACTGAATGTTTTTAATCAATTTCGTGACAGTTTTCCCGGAGAGATAGATCTCTACACTGGTGTTTATAAGCAAGGAATAGGGGCAAGCCGTTATAATGAAAACAATGATGTTCGGCTGCTTTCTTCCAAATTATGGGACATCGCCTATTACGATCTCGATATTCAGGCTTCGTACACCGCGGCGCTAAAAGATTTTTGGCAAACTTATGGCGAAAAATTTACTCATCTAATGCGCGATAGTTTCGCTTTTTCTGCCTACCAACAATACCAACTTGGCTTACTTACCCAAGCACAATACCAACTCGCCAATGCCATTATTAAAGGTCAACGTTCACAAGATATTTATGTCTACCGTTTTGATATTTATGGCTACGATGCAACTGACATTTTAGTTATAGAGCAGCAGGGCCATGACGCAGGTTTACTTTATATCCCAGGCTCTGCTCAGGCCTTTATTCCTTTTAATAATGAACGTCATTTAAAAAAGATTATTTATAAAGCAATACAAACCGACAAATCAAAACTGGCATTAGCTAAGCACTTCAGCCTATATGATCGCCAAGATGGTGTCAGCTATTACGGTATCAATTCAGCATTAAACGGATTAGCAGATAATTCATGGGATGACTCTTATTTAATGGAGAAAAAACATCCGATTTATGATGATGTATTTGCACGCCTAACTGAACTACAAAAAGCCAGAATGGCCAGTGATGGTGATACTGTCATAAAATCTAATAGTGAATCAGAGCGCGACTATATTCTTAGCACCACTTATTCCTTATTCACCGTATTACCCATTATGGATGTTATATTACCAGAACTCGGCATACCAATCACTCTGGCTATTGGTTCGACTCAACTTGGATTAAGTATTGATCAGTCTATCAACGGCGACACATTAGCAGAACGCTTACAAGGCACTAAAATGACGGCGGTTAACACTGCCCTACTTGCTGCTACAGCGGTCATTCCAACGGTTGCAAAATATGGCCGTAATGTGTCCGAATCTCTCGTGACTGTTTCGGAAAGCATGGATAACCAAATCCTTTTAAATCCGGGTATTACTGAATCTGAAATGACAGGCTTCACTCATATCCCCAAAATTATCGAGCACCCTCAGACCGGTGAAGAATTGCTTGGGGTAACACTCACTGATCAACCCAGAAATGTATTGCTTAAAGCAGATGGTTTTGGAATGTACAAGGAAGTTGATCCATTAAGTGGACGTATTATTTCGGATGCACGCGTAATGCGAACGCTGTCCTATGACACTGGCGAGGTACAATGGCTGAGTCGTGGTGGTTTAAAAGGTGGTGGCGTCAGTGAGTCAGGAGAAGAAGTTGGGGGGTCAGTCAACTCAGAACAAAGCAATGAAAATACAGTACAGTCTGAAATATTATTGCCAGAAGATCTCCCACAACGACCAGGATTGGGTGGTTCCGGCTATGCACAAATGGGAGGGCGTCTTGATGATGTCACTCGCGATTTTTTAGAGCTTGAGATGAAAGTCGATCCTTATGCCAAATTAAATGATGTGAAAGCGCTGCATCGTTTAAATCAACAAGCTCAAACAGAAATCGAAAACATGCCATTTTTACGCAGTTATGAAACTGAATTAACGGGTATAACAACGTTTAGAGGAGATGAACGCTTACCTGATGAGTTATTCCACAGCGGTTTTAATCGCAGAGTGGGCCCCGTTGAATATATCAGTTTAGCTGAACACACCAAAGCCATTCGTGGTGTGATATCAACCAGCACAAATGAATCTGTTGCTGTCAGTTACGCCATTCATAACCAACGAGGTTATGTTTACGCTATCGAACTCAATCACGGTGGCGTTGCTGTGAATACTTCATTGCGCGGTGAAACCTTACATGAAGTCGCCACCCTTAATATTCCACCAGAAGATATTATGTTTGCCGTTGGGCCCTTTAACAATACTGAAGTTAACCTTAGCATCATCAAAGAAAAAGTCGATGCTAGAACCGCTGAACTATTGATTAACCCACATGCGACTGCATCGGCAGAGGTTGCTGACGCGGCATTTGAGAAGCTCAAAACCACCTTAAAATACGATTTAAGCCCTGAAATGTCTTTTACGGAACGCTATGAAAACCGCCAAGATCTTTTTTGGCATGAAGATGAAGCCATAATAGAGCCAATAGTTGAAACCATACATTAACGGCTAAAATAGGCAATAAAGCTTAAAAGTATACAAAGCATAGAGCTGAAAATAATTCAGCTCTATGCTTCATTAAATATAGCCATGCATGTCAACAACCACTTAAACAATAAGTATTAACATCTAACAAACAACCCATGTAACTTTTCGATAGTTAATCAAATAATGCCACACCATCAACACACGATAAAACTATAAAACAAAACCAACCGACACGAAACAACAACATACGATAAAACTATAAAACAAAACCAACCGACACGAAACAACAACACATATTGATAAACTTAAAAACCAAAAAAGATACATCAATTCATTTTATTTCGTATCAAATCAGATTAATTCAACACTTTTCATATCTTATCAGATTAATTCACAATCATTCACAACCCTATTTATTTGTTGTCATTAAAATAAAGATCACAATTTCACTCAAGCTGATCACAGATGGCTTAACTTCATCAAGAACTCCTTATATTTATGTCTAACAGAAAAATAGCTTTACTAGCACTATGTGTCATACCCGCATTTTCATCTGCAGCTCAACTGTGTACGCCCTATAAAAAGATTGATTTATTAAATGAGCATGACTATTTAAATTACCAAAAAAAACAATACTTGGCGTCAAGCGATCGTATTGAAGTTAATCATTTATTTAACCCTAAACAATCCCCCTCACTTATCGAAAAAGCAGCATTACCTGAAAATGAACTCGTCTATAGCGAAACTGCAGCAAAGCTTGCTAAAGGCCCGGCTACCAGTTTTGAGCTCTCCGTTGCGAGTTCTAAAAGTTTGTTACGTTCAATGGGGCGCACGACTATCAGCTTAGGTAGCCAAACACTTGAGGCATTAGGTCCGATCGGTGATGCTGCTTTCATTGGTCTATGGAGTAAGAATATCGCTGACACCTTTAGTAATGAAAGTGCCACTTCTTATGATAAATTTGAGTCGATCATTAGCCTGGTAGATTGGTTTGGTCTATTCAAAATAGCCCAAAGAGACATAGATGCTAAGATTTATGCCGATCGTTGGGATGCGATGGCTAGCGGTAAACATTACAGTTATACCCTACATAAGGATCTGTTCACCGAACAGGAGTTCAAAGATAAAGAACATTGGCTAAAATATGCGACGGGCTATAAAACATTTCTGAAAAATGCCACTACTAATATCGTCAATGAAGTCAGTATGAGGTACCAGTTATACTATCTTGATAGTGTCAATGCTCAAACAATAATAGCGCGCCAATTGATAAGTGGCATAGATCAAGAATTATATAAAGGCATCGCACACTTGCTCTCAGCCAACTACAAAGGAAAAAAAAATTTTTTCCGCGACAATGACATGGTATGCGATAGTGAGTTCAGCGCTCTAACTAACGAGGGTGAAAGGCCTGTCTATGACCTAGATACGGTAATTAACAATTTTGAACAATGCCAATATACTGTATTACACAATTTAATGAGCCAAATTTATCACTTCAGTAAGGGGGAGATCCCCTCTGCAAGCGAAACGCAAATTAGAACCTTATTTAACAAAGCCATCGAATCAAAAATCCAGATAGCCCAAACTGCACATGTCAATATTGAACAAATTAAACTCAAATTAATTAACAAGATGAAACTTGCTGGTACCGCTGCTATCAATAAACTATTTACATCTGGTTCCGTGGTTAAAAACCATTCATTTATTATGACCCAAGCTACCAATACGGCTATGGATGAATTAGTACGCAGTGAATATGGCCGTTCCATCACTCCAACAGAACTATTTACTGGCATTATTATACTCGAAGAAGCATATCAAACATGTGTCAGTTGGAGCTGGGGATCTTGTAATAAAATAGGTTGGGTTCCCGCTGTTTCTCGTATGTTCGAACCTTGGAAAGATCCTGTACTCAGTCAAATTACTTTGCCTCAAAAAACTGTTTATTTAACACAATTTGATAGAGAAATTGACAGTATTATTCACAATGGCTGGCATGTTCAACCCCTTGAAAGCTGGTTTGATAATCAAATATCTGGATTTACATCTCGCTACTGGACACAAAAAACAGCAAAAGAATCCGAAGCGAGGATAAAACTCGCACTATTTGACACCAACTATGGCTGTGAATCCAGCTACGATTGTAGTGGCTGGAGTTCAAGCTATTTGGCCAATAACGGTATTACCCAGAGTAGCTCACTGCATGACATTGAACATTGGATGGCCGATTATGAAGGAAAAAATGCGCCTGTACACCAAGGGAGAATTCGCAGAATAGTCAAACTGTTACCTGGAGCCATCACGGATCAATGGCTTTATAAAGATTATTCAGTTTATCGACACTTTGCCAAACCAGACACCTTTGATCTTAAACGTTTTGCTCCCGCTATCTACCAAACATTATATCAAGCCTATCATGAAGACCATATTTACTCTCAGTCTGAATTAAAAAAAATAGCCAAGACTAAAATAGTTAATTTAAGCGCCGAAATTAACCAGCATAACTCCGGATGGCTCAGCTCACAGATCGGTGATTTTCACCGATACATTGCTCTGGCCCAACTGCAAATGCGCACTTCAGGTCATTTTGCCCCCAACTCGGCTGAATCAAGCTCGGTGCTATTTAATGAAATATTACCCGCTGATATTCGACGTTGGATGATAGCTGATATCCCTAATGGCTATGTTGATACCCTAAAAATGGCAATGGATGCCTTTTTTTCGTACAAAGATGCCGCTAATTGGCAGGCACAATATACAGTAAACCTCACAACATCTCTTAACGTTAATCACATTCATGACGTCATCAATGTTGATTTTAATTCTTTGGCTTTAAGACAAAAAATCGCGGCTATTATTCCCATGATTGAAACCTATAACCCCTCTCAAACTCAAGCAGGATCATCTGCTTGCCAGCAAAATTTAGAACCTTTATACCAAAGTTTATGGTCTATTGCATCGGATGAAAATTTAGTTTGGATCCCTTACTTATCGGATCACATCGATGATTTAGCTTGGTATCTTAATAGTATGGAACAAGTAGAAAAAGAGATAAACCATCGGCCTATGTGTACAGGTATATAAAATTAGTGATGTTAGCAATAAATAATTTAAGAGCAATATAATGAAAAAGCGTAATTTAAATTTAACAAACACAAAGATACCCCCCCCATTGAACAGCAGTTTATCTAAACTGGCCCAATTTAAAACGTTTTCCTTACTATTAGGCTTAATACTCAGCTTTAGTGTCCTAGCTCAACCTGGAGACTATGCGGATATTTTTGCAGATTTGACAAAAAAAACATCCCGCTCAGCCGCCTTTCTTGAAAGGCAGGTTGCACATATGACCTTGGTCCATCAAGCTGATACTCAAGGAGTATTGTCTTTAGTCAATAATGATGAATACACCACTATCAGAACCTATACACGTAACCAGACCTTATTTAACAATTACTTAAAACAAGGCGTGAATATAGATCATTTTGTGAATGTACAAGCACAAGATTTGGATATGGCGTTATCTAAATTACCCGATTTTGAAGAAATTACCTATCGGGGCATCATCGCACCAAAAGGAGTATTCGGAACTAAGATTATTGCTAATGATGTAGTCAGCAACAATTTATTTATGTCGACCTCTTCTTCTAAAGAATATCCTAAGAGCTTCGCTCTAGCCTCTTCAGATAACGCTGGCGTTGTTTTTCGTATTGAAGGCAAAACGGGGAAAAATATTGCTTTATTTTCTCGCTTCCAAGGAATTAAAGGTGAAGCTGAAGTCTTATTTAGGCCAAACACACAATTCAGAGTATTGGATATCAAAAAATCGGCAGGAAAAACCTACGTACTTCTCAAACAAGAACTCAATTATGTCGGTCCGGCTAAAAGAATATTCGACGGTGATCCGATTAATATTGCTATCTGCGGCATCAATTAACTTAATCCTACACAACCGCCCTGACCATTAGGGCGGTGATGCAGTAATCTTCATCGAAATAACGATAATATTATCAACAAGACAAAGTCGACACCTTCTAGCTCAGCCCGCCTCAACATTACAACTTTAACCGCAACATCAAACAACAAGAACTGACAATGGAACACATTAATTACTTATTATTTACTTTTATCACTGTGATATGTAGGATGTCGCTGTAGTTATGTGGGTGTATTTGAAGTGGTTAAGGATAAGTCCGCAGGTAAACATGGACGAGAATAGATTAACATTACAGTTAAAGTTAATGATTTTTAAAGTACAAGCCATCACTTTATCTTCAATTTACCTCCTTTTGCCATATAAGCTAACTCGACCACTCAGATAATTAAAAAACATAATAATTATGACCCTAAGTAGCAACGACAAAACCTAAATGTAACAAGGATATTACATGAAAACGATGAAAAAAAAATGGCTAGTGTCAACCAGTATGGCTATCGCACTCACCGCATGCGGCGGTGGCTCAGATTCTGCTACAGCACCTGTTACACCCGCACCTGTTACACCCGCACCTGTTACACCCGCACCTGTTACACCCGCACCTGTTACACCCGCACCTGTTACACCTGCACCTGTAGTCGAAGCGACGATGAAGCTGTCAGGCAAGGTGATCGACGGTTATGTATCCGGGGCGACAGTCTGGCTGGACATCAATGGTAATAGGATTTTAGAAGCTGATGAACCAAGAACCCTATCAGGTACTGCTGGTAATTATGCATTCGAATTCACACAAACCCAAGCCGATTGTGTGCCTTATGCAGCCATGTATGTCGATGTGCCAATTGGCGCTATCGATGAAGACAGTGGTGAAGTGATTGAAGCCTACCAAATGGCCTTTCCTCCTTCTATTACACCATTAACCGATGGTGACATCCGTCATATTACACCATTGACATCTATCATATGGCAACAGCTTGGAAACACCTCAGAATCGGCTAATAGACCACATTTAACCTGTGAGGACTTAAAACAAAACGTACAACTACAAACAACTCTTCAGAATGATATTAATTCTTTAATAGAAAATTTAACCGACCATTATAAGAATATTTCAAAGGAACAAATTTTTGCCGATTTTATCGCCGATGATAATACTGAAGCATATGAGTTCGCTCAATCTATTGTTATCGGACTTAAAGCCTCATACGCGCATAAAATAAAATTACAAGTTCAGTTCGCCGATGCAATAGAAGTTCGTGTGGTTACCTATCAAGACAAGGGTAAAGATAGAGATCTTAACTTTGATAATGCCTGGTACCGTAATACCGTTATTTTTACTCCTACTGGTTATACTGCTAAAGAAGTAAAACTAAAAGATAACATATTAGATGTCGACATTGTCCTCACTGACTTAGTTCGGCTTGATAAGCCTTGGGGTGATCAAGCCTTAAAAGGGGAATTAGGTATCCGTGAAGATGCTTATTATAATATCGATGGTACTTATCGTTGCTCGGCTATTGAGATAGTGAGTTTCACACAAGATAAACTCGAGTATGAATTGAGCAATTCCCCAGCTTATACCTACTCAGATACGATTGCAGACTGTAAATACAGTCTTGAAACACCTTTAGATCGTACGTATCGAATTTCCTTTGCTGAAGCAGATAAAAATTACTTCGCTGAATTTAATTTTAGGGAAACACAAGCTGAATTTAAGTCTTTACCTAATTGGGTAAATGTAGAAAATAAAGCCGATATGCTCAACGCAGCTGAACTGATTACTCACTTAAATTTATTACCCAGAAACTGGGATGATGAAGTACTAACCGATA is a window of Shewanella sp. VB17 DNA encoding:
- a CDS encoding dermonecrotic toxin domain-containing protein — protein: MTSKLSLSISFTIALTLNPFYVLADISNNEVNLPTQSTSPDPLAIRYDQAWKISFARDHAQIVQQIPDPQMIAAKELKKALEKHNYHDIDPDNTFYNYFDGAVNSPRSYNGWEHFTQPKRSYTLTQAAILNVFNQFRDSFPGEIDLYTGVYKQGIGASRYNENNDVRLLSSKLWDIAYYDLDIQASYTAALKDFWQTYGEKFTHLMRDSFAFSAYQQYQLGLLTQAQYQLANAIIKGQRSQDIYVYRFDIYGYDATDILVIEQQGHDAGLLYIPGSAQAFIPFNNERHLKKIIYKAIQTDKSKLALAKHFSLYDRQDGVSYYGINSALNGLADNSWDDSYLMEKKHPIYDDVFARLTELQKARMASDGDTVIKSNSESERDYILSTTYSLFTVLPIMDVILPELGIPITLAIGSTQLGLSIDQSINGDTLAERLQGTKMTAVNTALLAATAVIPTVAKYGRNVSESLVTVSESMDNQILLNPGITESEMTGFTHIPKIIEHPQTGEELLGVTLTDQPRNVLLKADGFGMYKEVDPLSGRIISDARVMRTLSYDTGEVQWLSRGGLKGGGVSESGEEVGGSVNSEQSNENTVQSEILLPEDLPQRPGLGGSGYAQMGGRLDDVTRDFLELEMKVDPYAKLNDVKALHRLNQQAQTEIENMPFLRSYETELTGITTFRGDERLPDELFHSGFNRRVGPVEYISLAEHTKAIRGVISTSTNESVAVSYAIHNQRGYVYAIELNHGGVAVNTSLRGETLHEVATLNIPPEDIMFAVGPFNNTEVNLSIIKEKVDARTAELLINPHATASAEVADAAFEKLKTTLKYDLSPEMSFTERYENRQDLFWHEDEAIIEPIVETIH
- a CDS encoding GNAT family N-acetyltransferase — protein: MIVAETERLILRRFTAEDKQAIFLLNSIPEILTYIPGEPMSSVKQAEDILNELIFPHYEQFGFGRWAVEHKMDNKVIGFCGPIFVQEFNEVELGYRYLPEYWGKGIGFEAANASLAEMPSLSINNIIALILLGNKGSEALAKKIGMTERGRDSFMGHKVNVFQKNII
- a CDS encoding ADP-ribosyltransferase — its product is MKKRNLNLTNTKIPPPLNSSLSKLAQFKTFSLLLGLILSFSVLAQPGDYADIFADLTKKTSRSAAFLERQVAHMTLVHQADTQGVLSLVNNDEYTTIRTYTRNQTLFNNYLKQGVNIDHFVNVQAQDLDMALSKLPDFEEITYRGIIAPKGVFGTKIIANDVVSNNLFMSTSSSKEYPKSFALASSDNAGVVFRIEGKTGKNIALFSRFQGIKGEAEVLFRPNTQFRVLDIKKSAGKTYVLLKQELNYVGPAKRIFDGDPINIAICGIN
- a CDS encoding D-serine ammonia-lyase produces the protein MNKQEIVQLVNEFPLVAELMSLKPLSWFNPNVTSYAEALPYVELTEVDVKETSDRLARFASFLCRVFPETIASKGIIESPLLAISTMQIALSERYETKLLGKMMIKLDAQLPISGSIKARGGIHEVLQHAERLALNAGILKLDDDYSKLDSDVCRAFFNQYKIAVGSTGNLGLSIGIIGACLGFRVSVHMSADARQWKKDRLRSHGVNVVEYEFDYSIAVERGRIEAEADPCCHFVDDENSTSLFLGYAVAGERLKQQLIEQEVVVDTKHPLFVYLPCGVGGGPGGIAFGLKQAFGDNVHCIFAEPTQSPCMLLGVHTGLHDKIAVQDLGIDNITAADGLAVGRASGFVGKAMERMIDGYITISDDEMYRLLGMMYDTEGLKLEPSALAGVPGIVHVLNNEAYLERMGLKGLLANATHVVWATGGGMVPEVEMTQYLQQARV